agtaaaaatagatgaaatttttaatagaaggactagtttgctatttgatctaatctataaggattaatttacccattttttaatagAGGGGGCAAAATGTAATCCGACTCTATGGTACATTTACCGAACCATGACACATgataaaatttggttaatttgattcaattttagttggttttgaaatttatcaGCTTTGAGAATTGGTTTATTCGATTAGCTTGGTTGGTTATCAGTTTTTAAAATCGATCacttttagtataaataaaacTGATTTAAGTTAGTCGGTTAGTTTGGTTGATTTTGTAAGTTAATTTGGTTTAACCGGTTTCCAAATCTTTGAAATTGAACCTACCGAACTAACTGTATGCTCACCTCAATATTGTTGAATGTTTGCTAGTATTGCGATCATATGCTCGAGAAGGGCGTAAACATTACGATCTCTTTGGGAGCAAAACACCCGGCAATGAAGATTTCAGGAAGGCTTGGCAACAAGAGATGGATGAGGATGAGACCCTATGGACTGGCAGTGAAGATGAAAGTGATCCTGAAAACGACGAAACAGATTCTAAAACCGATCGAAACCGTCTGGAAAGAGAGATACGGAAAGCCAGACAGCAAGCTAAAGATCATTCCGAGCTAATCGATGCCGATGACAGTGACGAGTTAAGAAGCGTATGGTCTGGGAGTGATGAGGAAAAGACATTATGGACTGGCAGTGAATGTGATGATGACGACGATATTCCTACTGAACCTTATCCTAACGAATCCAGCGATAAGTACATCGATAAACTTTTCGAGTTCGAGGAAAAACCAAAGTACAGAACCATCTCAGAGCTACTGAAATCCGAAAAAGAACCCGAGGAGCTATCACCGGGCAAGAAAGCAAGGAAACTAGCAGTTGAGAACGCCTTGAAGAAACTCAAGAAAGGACCTGACGGGCGATATACGAATGTTTGGGAAGTGATGAGCGACATCGACATTTTAATAGGAGCATTCGAGAACATTGTTTCGGGACCGGAATATGAGGAGCTTCGACAAGGAGGACCTAAGAAATTGAATATGGAGTTTT
The sequence above is a segment of the Gossypium raimondii isolate GPD5lz chromosome 4, ASM2569854v1, whole genome shotgun sequence genome. Coding sequences within it:
- the LOC105780909 gene encoding uncharacterized protein LOC105780909, with the protein product MVRRLCSRLFFFRIPKPCWPPRPPPFSRSESPLNPLLSSSTSHLNGGFYPNFQVLRSYAREGRKHYDLFGSKTPGNEDFRKAWQQEMDEDETLWTGSEDESDPENDETDSKTDRNRLEREIRKARQQAKDHSELIDADDSDELRSVWSGSDEEKTLWTGSECDDDDDIPTEPYPNESSDKYIDKLFEFEEKPKYRTISELLKSEKEPEELSPGKKARKLAVENALKKLKKGPDGRYTNVWEVMSDIDILIGAFENIVSGPEYEELRQGGPKKLNMEFFKDIQARMRDPNYKFSPELKLKPKSKLVPKKKWQKAQSRRRKAQKR